The following proteins are co-located in the Gemmatimonadota bacterium genome:
- a CDS encoding peptide ABC transporter substrate-binding protein produces the protein MKKTLVLRRFPATLLLAFALMFVNCGGQPAQDDPDESAPELFFGQTAEMKEAAHAALMERLPDDAAPLEYQVFRYMAAEPKSMDQGVSIYVAGGSEFHFERLVMFGLNGELIPGAAQSWEPTEDGKTWTFHLRRDGRWSDGRPVTAHDFEYTFKRFLHPNAGNVYAFLYYDIKGARAYNQRETDDVSTVGVTALDDYTLVIETEQSCAFLPHITAYLTSAPVPPWQVEKYGDQWALAGTCLTNGPFQLETWKTGQYMTFGLNPHYTGSNPGHLRQIVRIFNAMVGSASAANDMGLLPYENDEIDVIDVSPMVYGGLRNDPEWNERAWSYDQFTTIYLFFRTREPPFDNLKVRQAFAHAIDQESLNETILQGMMIPAYTMLPLHFPGYVGDKYRDHQRFDVDLARQLLAEAGYPEGRGFPRMDIWLADATPASAISQVAQAIQEMLKENLNIQIGIQNTEGAAYRSAMYNWEFPMSIIGFNYDFPDPHSMLGIIWRSQPRGYTRHDWLNPEFDRLIDAAAGDLNHEARLAMYDEAEGILASEAAAVFLWHVKTYQLRKPWLKGFREDRWGNFPNYRNANTYYDLYIGEEAVESDRRIDY, from the coding sequence ATGAAGAAGACGCTAGTCCTTCGACGTTTCCCGGCGACGCTCCTGCTCGCCTTCGCGCTGATGTTCGTGAACTGCGGCGGCCAGCCTGCGCAGGACGATCCCGATGAAAGTGCTCCCGAGTTGTTCTTCGGCCAGACCGCGGAAATGAAGGAGGCGGCCCACGCCGCGCTGATGGAGCGCCTGCCCGACGACGCCGCGCCCCTGGAGTACCAGGTGTTCCGGTACATGGCCGCGGAACCCAAGAGCATGGACCAGGGCGTCTCGATCTACGTGGCGGGCGGAAGCGAGTTCCACTTCGAGCGTCTCGTCATGTTCGGACTGAACGGGGAGCTTATCCCCGGCGCGGCGCAGTCGTGGGAACCCACTGAGGACGGCAAGACCTGGACCTTTCACCTGCGCCGGGACGGCCGGTGGAGCGACGGCCGGCCCGTCACGGCCCATGATTTCGAATATACCTTCAAGCGGTTTCTCCATCCCAACGCGGGCAACGTCTACGCCTTTCTCTATTACGACATCAAGGGCGCCCGTGCCTACAACCAGCGGGAAACGGACGACGTGAGCACTGTGGGCGTTACGGCCCTGGACGACTACACCCTGGTCATCGAGACGGAGCAGTCCTGCGCCTTCCTGCCCCATATCACCGCCTACCTCACTTCCGCACCCGTCCCGCCCTGGCAGGTGGAGAAGTACGGGGATCAGTGGGCGCTTGCCGGCACCTGCCTGACCAACGGACCCTTCCAGCTCGAGACGTGGAAAACGGGCCAGTACATGACTTTCGGTCTGAACCCCCATTACACCGGATCCAATCCCGGTCATCTCCGCCAGATCGTCCGCATATTCAACGCCATGGTCGGATCGGCCAGCGCGGCGAACGACATGGGACTACTGCCTTACGAGAACGACGAGATCGACGTGATCGACGTCAGCCCCATGGTCTACGGCGGCCTGCGTAACGACCCGGAGTGGAACGAACGGGCGTGGTCCTACGACCAGTTCACGACGATCTACCTGTTCTTCCGGACGCGCGAGCCCCCCTTCGACAACCTCAAGGTCCGCCAGGCCTTCGCCCACGCCATCGACCAGGAGTCGCTGAACGAGACGATTCTCCAGGGCATGATGATCCCCGCCTACACCATGCTGCCGCTCCATTTCCCCGGCTACGTGGGTGACAAGTACCGGGACCACCAGCGGTTCGACGTGGACCTCGCCCGGCAGCTGCTTGCCGAGGCCGGCTATCCGGAGGGCAGGGGATTCCCGCGGATGGATATATGGCTCGCCGACGCCACCCCCGCTTCCGCCATCAGCCAGGTGGCCCAGGCGATCCAGGAGATGCTCAAGGAGAACCTGAATATCCAGATCGGCATCCAGAACACCGAAGGAGCAGCGTACCGGTCGGCCATGTACAACTGGGAGTTTCCCATGAGCATCATCGGGTTCAACTACGACTTCCCCGATCCCCACAGCATGCTGGGCATCATCTGGCGGTCCCAGCCCAGGGGCTACACGCGCCACGACTGGCTGAACCCGGAATTCGACCGGCTGATCGACGCGGCGGCCGGAGACCTGAACCACGAAGCACGCCTGGCGATGTACGACGAGGCCGAGGGGATACTCGCCTCCGAGGCCGCGGCCGTCTTCCTGTGGCATGTCAAGACCTACCAGTTGCGCAAGCCCTGGCTGAAGGGGTTCCGTGAAGACCGGTGGGGCAACTTCCCCAATTACCGGAACGCAAACACGTACTATGACCTCTACATCGGTGAAGAGGCCGTGGAAAGCGACCGACGCATTGACTATTAA
- a CDS encoding RraA family protein, translating into MPTRSPQETLEALKQFDTPTITNVVATYPTHPLCLGLYNPWAVNWYTDQSIKCMYPELGRTVGYAVTCVFGLPEPGFKNLSFIDVIDALDESPGPTILVIRQNFPEEIAGKVGLAGGNMTASAKAVGCVGVVSNGPSRDIHEIRPMEVQYLLSGVTPGHGDQAVHAVNVPVSVGGMDVAPGEIIHMDENGACKFPADRMDAVLENATALAEEEEARIDAFERARSADDVKAILGGHSYGKKEDE; encoded by the coding sequence ATGCCCACGCGGTCCCCGCAGGAGACGCTGGAGGCGCTGAAACAGTTCGACACCCCTACGATCACCAACGTGGTGGCCACCTATCCCACCCATCCCCTCTGCCTCGGTCTATACAACCCGTGGGCGGTGAACTGGTACACGGACCAATCCATTAAATGCATGTATCCCGAACTCGGGCGCACCGTGGGCTACGCCGTCACCTGCGTCTTCGGCCTGCCCGAGCCGGGTTTCAAGAACCTCTCCTTCATCGATGTCATCGACGCCCTGGACGAATCCCCCGGGCCGACGATTCTCGTGATCCGGCAGAATTTCCCCGAGGAGATCGCCGGAAAAGTGGGATTGGCGGGCGGGAACATGACGGCTTCCGCAAAGGCCGTGGGTTGCGTGGGCGTGGTTTCCAACGGACCGTCGCGGGACATACACGAGATCCGGCCGATGGAGGTCCAGTACCTGCTCAGCGGCGTCACGCCGGGCCACGGGGACCAGGCCGTGCACGCGGTGAACGTGCCCGTATCCGTGGGCGGCATGGACGTGGCGCCGGGCGAGATCATCCACATGGACGAGAACGGCGCGTGCAAGTTTCCCGCCGACAGGATGGACGCGGTGCTCGAGAACGCCACCGCGCTGGCGGAGGAGGAAGAAGCACGCATCGATGCCTTCGAACGCGCCCGGTCGGCTGACGACGTCAAGGCGATCCTGGGCGGACACAGCTACGGCAAGAAAGAAGATGAATAA
- a CDS encoding anaerobic sulfatase maturase, whose translation MPSAGGDPVPVPAFHVMMKPRGAICNLDCKYCYFLAKEDLYPGSGFRMSDDLLEEYTRQYIEAQQVPEVTFAWQGGEPTLMGLEFFQKAVEFQKKYQKPDTRIYNSLQTNGTLLDADWCRFFHENDFLIGLSLDGPKALHDAYRVDKGGKPTFDAVMGAAEMMQVHEVEFNILTTVHAANAEHPTEVYRFMRDVVKTRFLQFIPIVERDNDTGYQEGNEVTKRSVTGKQYGRFLIRIFDEWVRRDVGKMYVQIFDVSLAAWSGQSPGLCIFMETCGDALALEHNGDLYACDHYVEPDYLLGNITEIPMMEMVLSEQQRAFGQAKLDTLPQYCLSCDVRFICNGGCPKNRIITTPDGEPGLNYLCEGYKAFFHHIDGPMRFMANELRHRRAPANVMTYIHRKEAELRRQKAFKSAGRNDPCPCGSGLKYKRCHGR comes from the coding sequence ATGCCCTCGGCCGGAGGAGATCCGGTCCCGGTCCCGGCGTTTCACGTGATGATGAAGCCCCGGGGGGCCATCTGCAACCTCGACTGCAAGTACTGTTACTTCCTCGCCAAGGAGGATCTGTATCCCGGCAGCGGGTTCCGCATGTCCGACGATCTGCTCGAGGAATACACCAGGCAGTATATCGAAGCCCAGCAGGTGCCGGAAGTCACTTTCGCCTGGCAGGGCGGAGAGCCCACCCTCATGGGCCTCGAGTTCTTCCAAAAGGCCGTCGAGTTCCAGAAGAAATACCAGAAACCCGACACGCGTATCTACAACTCCCTGCAGACCAACGGCACGCTCCTCGACGCGGACTGGTGCCGTTTCTTCCACGAAAACGACTTCCTGATCGGCCTGAGCCTCGACGGCCCCAAAGCGCTGCACGACGCCTACCGGGTCGACAAGGGCGGCAAGCCGACCTTCGACGCGGTGATGGGCGCGGCGGAGATGATGCAGGTCCATGAGGTCGAGTTCAACATCCTGACCACGGTGCACGCGGCCAACGCGGAACATCCAACCGAAGTCTATCGCTTCATGCGGGACGTGGTGAAGACGCGGTTCCTTCAGTTCATCCCCATCGTGGAACGGGACAACGACACCGGGTACCAGGAAGGCAACGAGGTGACGAAGCGGTCGGTGACGGGGAAGCAGTACGGCCGGTTCCTGATCCGGATTTTCGACGAATGGGTGCGCCGGGACGTGGGGAAAATGTACGTGCAGATCTTCGACGTGTCGCTCGCCGCCTGGTCCGGCCAGAGCCCGGGGCTGTGCATTTTCATGGAGACCTGCGGCGATGCACTCGCCCTGGAGCACAACGGGGACCTCTACGCCTGCGACCACTACGTCGAGCCGGACTACTTGCTGGGCAATATCACCGAGATTCCGATGATGGAGATGGTCCTGTCCGAGCAGCAACGGGCCTTCGGGCAGGCCAAGCTGGACACGCTGCCGCAGTACTGCCTGTCATGCGACGTGCGGTTCATCTGCAACGGGGGATGTCCGAAGAACCGCATCATCACGACGCCAGACGGCGAACCGGGCCTGAACTACCTGTGCGAGGGGTACAAGGCCTTCTTCCACCACATCGACGGCCCCATGCGGTTCATGGCCAACGAACTGCGCCACAGGCGGGCTCCCGCCAACGTGATGACGTACATCCACCGGAAGGAAGCCGAGCTCAGAAGGCAGAAGGCGTTCAAATCGGCGGGGAGAAACGACCCCTGTCCGTGCGGAAGCGGCCTCAAGTACAAGCGGTGCCACGGCAGGTAG
- a CDS encoding sulfatase gives MKCVFIVLDTVRRDYLSTYGNDWVHTPALDRLAERGVVFDNHWVGSLPCMPARREFMTGRYNFIYRGWGPIEPYDDTLPGELRKNDVFTHLLTDHYHYFELGGENYHTAFNTWDFFRGQENDWWASHVDRMALPDYLGQLSQQNFGNRKLQQREEDFSGPKTAQAAIEWLKTNRASDDWFLQVEIFDPHEPFYCTEKYRAMYGDDYDGPFYDWPSYDEVHESPEAVEHIRKCYAGLLTMTDHWVGRIFDTLDDLGLWDDTLVVFTTDHGTMLAEHDFWMKNIMPLYNEIVRIPLIVSLPGNERAGTRTGALTQTIDLMPTFLDYFDTPPPPHVQGRSLRKVLDGDGGRKDGIFGYFGMAMNITDGRFVYMRNPVNEDAGPLYAYTAMPTGGLNRWYPREVYDRVETGRYFGHTYNLPLYKIPTDGKVPRHHPDEASYAGRNQLFDVAADPAQQHPIEDPALEARFTERIAGHLKACEAMPEQFSRLGIDPPGA, from the coding sequence ATGAAATGCGTATTCATCGTACTTGATACCGTCCGCCGGGACTACCTTTCAACTTACGGCAACGACTGGGTGCATACGCCCGCCCTGGACCGATTGGCCGAACGGGGCGTCGTTTTCGACAATCACTGGGTGGGCTCGCTGCCCTGCATGCCCGCGCGGCGGGAGTTCATGACCGGGCGGTACAATTTCATCTACCGGGGTTGGGGTCCCATCGAACCCTACGACGATACGCTGCCGGGCGAGTTGCGGAAGAACGACGTCTTCACCCACCTGCTGACCGATCATTACCACTACTTCGAACTCGGGGGCGAGAACTATCACACGGCGTTCAACACCTGGGACTTCTTCCGCGGCCAGGAGAACGACTGGTGGGCGTCCCACGTGGACCGCATGGCCCTGCCCGACTACCTGGGGCAACTCAGCCAGCAGAATTTCGGCAACCGCAAACTGCAGCAGCGCGAGGAGGACTTCTCCGGCCCGAAGACCGCGCAGGCGGCCATCGAGTGGCTGAAGACGAACCGGGCGTCCGACGACTGGTTCCTGCAGGTCGAGATCTTCGATCCCCACGAACCCTTCTACTGCACCGAGAAGTACCGGGCCATGTACGGCGACGATTACGACGGGCCTTTCTACGACTGGCCCAGCTACGACGAGGTCCACGAATCCCCCGAAGCGGTCGAACACATCCGGAAGTGCTACGCCGGACTGCTCACGATGACGGACCACTGGGTGGGCCGGATATTCGATACGCTCGACGACCTGGGACTGTGGGACGACACGTTGGTCGTGTTCACGACGGATCACGGGACCATGCTGGCGGAGCATGACTTCTGGATGAAGAACATCATGCCCCTGTACAACGAGATTGTCCGGATTCCGCTGATCGTGAGCCTGCCCGGCAACGAGCGGGCCGGCACGCGCACCGGAGCGCTCACGCAGACCATCGACCTGATGCCGACTTTTCTCGACTACTTCGATACCCCGCCGCCTCCCCACGTCCAGGGACGTTCCCTGCGGAAGGTGCTGGACGGCGACGGAGGCCGGAAGGACGGCATCTTCGGATATTTCGGGATGGCGATGAACATCACGGACGGAAGGTTCGTGTACATGCGCAACCCGGTCAACGAGGACGCGGGACCGCTGTATGCGTACACGGCCATGCCCACGGGCGGCTTGAACCGCTGGTATCCCAGGGAGGTGTACGACCGGGTCGAAACCGGCCGGTACTTCGGCCACACCTACAACCTACCGTTGTACAAAATCCCCACCGACGGGAAGGTCCCGCGGCACCACCCCGACGAAGCGTCCTACGCGGGGCGGAACCAGCTGTTCGACGTCGCGGCGGACCCGGCACAGCAGCACCCTATAGAAGATCCGGCATTGGAAGCCCGGTTCACAGAACGGATCGCCGGGCATCTGAAGGCCTGCGAGGCCATGCCCGAACAGTTCTCCCGCCTGGGCATCGACCCGCCAGGAGCGTAG
- a CDS encoding sulfatase-like hydrolase/transferase yields the protein MSNVLLLISDEHNPFYSSVYGHPFVQTPAMDRLAANGVVYDSAYCPSPLCTPSRSAFMTGRRVHEIQAYSNCILGVEPDIPTYGGALSEQGVYSVHAGKTHVFAPSGELGFSEVRLGGRERGAGDPEIGRRPFRIRQAAAERAAQFGVKESHLRLDLDRVDAAVDWLTHVAPSLGRPWTLTVNIIHPHFPHYTSQELWDLYSQGGDLPEYGVDEDTANHPRAREVREHFQTDHFTEDQVRGQRRGYLACVTFVDRQLARLVEALQAAGLYDYTNVIYTSDHGEMLGKFGMWWKCSLYEDASRIPCIAAGPDFPPGLRVSTPVDLHDVQASLFASTGAERPADWVGRPLQHVPEDDDQRMVFSEYHGHGARHSAFMIRKGKWKYLHHIGTPHQLFDLERDPDELRNVHEAHPAVAADLERELRLICDPETEDDRADQFIEAQLASMASAG from the coding sequence ATGTCCAATGTCCTCCTGCTCATCTCCGACGAGCACAACCCTTTCTATTCCTCGGTCTACGGCCATCCTTTTGTTCAGACGCCAGCCATGGACCGTCTCGCGGCGAACGGGGTCGTCTACGATAGCGCCTACTGCCCGTCGCCCCTGTGCACACCCAGCCGGTCCGCCTTCATGACGGGGCGCAGAGTGCACGAGATCCAGGCCTATTCCAACTGCATCCTCGGTGTCGAACCGGACATTCCCACCTACGGAGGCGCCTTGTCGGAACAGGGCGTATACTCCGTGCACGCGGGCAAGACACACGTCTTCGCACCGAGCGGTGAGTTGGGTTTCAGCGAGGTGCGCCTGGGCGGCAGGGAACGAGGCGCCGGCGATCCGGAAATCGGTCGTCGGCCCTTCCGGATCAGGCAGGCAGCCGCAGAACGGGCGGCCCAGTTCGGGGTAAAGGAGTCCCATCTCCGCCTCGACCTGGATCGCGTCGATGCGGCCGTGGACTGGCTGACGCATGTCGCGCCATCGCTGGGGCGACCGTGGACCCTCACGGTAAACATCATCCATCCCCATTTCCCCCATTACACCTCGCAGGAGCTGTGGGATCTCTATTCCCAGGGCGGCGATCTGCCGGAATACGGGGTCGACGAGGATACCGCGAACCATCCCCGCGCCCGTGAAGTGCGCGAACATTTCCAAACGGATCATTTCACCGAGGATCAGGTGCGGGGCCAGCGCCGCGGTTACCTGGCCTGCGTGACCTTCGTGGACCGGCAACTGGCGCGCCTGGTCGAGGCGCTGCAAGCAGCGGGGCTGTATGACTATACCAATGTTATCTACACGTCGGATCACGGCGAGATGCTCGGCAAGTTCGGCATGTGGTGGAAATGCTCCCTCTACGAAGACGCAAGCCGCATTCCCTGCATCGCGGCGGGACCCGACTTCCCGCCCGGGCTGCGGGTTTCGACACCGGTGGACCTCCACGACGTCCAGGCGAGCCTCTTCGCGTCGACGGGCGCAGAACGGCCGGCAGACTGGGTGGGCCGTCCCCTGCAGCATGTGCCCGAGGACGATGATCAGCGCATGGTGTTCTCGGAATACCATGGCCATGGAGCCCGGCACAGTGCTTTCATGATCCGGAAAGGAAAATGGAAATATCTCCATCACATCGGCACGCCCCACCAGTTGTTCGATCTGGAAAGAGATCCCGATGAACTTCGGAACGTGCATGAGGCGCACCCGGCGGTCGCTGCCGACCTGGAACGGGAACTCCGCCTAATCTGCGATCCAGAGACGGAGGACGACCGCGCGGACCAGTTCATCGAGGCGCAGCTCGCGTCCATGGCGTCCGCCGGCTGA
- a CDS encoding phytanoyl-CoA dioxygenase family protein: MENGHQYIEMTDAQREHIDQYGYLVIEDALPPAVVGELNGAIDEVYDRARKEGTLGKGGDLNMRNCIVAHDAFLQLLDWPATIPLAWGALSWNIQMITSHLIVLPSGPEPTEEAKRGHGMHRDGGRSFVEMQEPHPRILLKIAYVLSDQTDPSSGATSLVPGSNRITGQPPRDPDTGWPYGAIQMNLPAGSAFLFEQRTFHCIGHNWSGHDRRTIFMGYAYRWVKPMDYIQMPKSLVERCSPLQKQLIGEVGDALSYYLPEDEDVPLKAFLAGK; this comes from the coding sequence ATGGAAAACGGACACCAGTACATCGAGATGACCGATGCGCAGCGGGAACATATCGACCAGTACGGATACCTGGTTATCGAAGACGCCCTGCCTCCGGCGGTCGTCGGGGAGTTGAACGGGGCCATCGACGAAGTGTACGACCGGGCCCGGAAGGAAGGCACGCTTGGGAAAGGCGGCGATCTGAACATGCGGAACTGCATCGTGGCCCACGACGCCTTCCTGCAACTGCTGGACTGGCCGGCGACCATTCCCCTGGCCTGGGGCGCGCTCAGCTGGAACATCCAGATGATCACCTCCCACCTCATCGTACTGCCATCGGGACCGGAACCTACCGAGGAGGCCAAGCGCGGACACGGCATGCACCGTGACGGCGGCCGGTCCTTCGTGGAAATGCAGGAACCCCATCCCCGCATCCTGCTGAAGATCGCCTACGTGCTCAGCGACCAGACGGATCCTTCCTCCGGGGCCACTTCCCTGGTGCCCGGCAGCAACCGGATTACGGGGCAGCCGCCCAGGGACCCGGACACGGGATGGCCCTATGGCGCCATCCAGATGAACCTGCCCGCCGGCAGCGCATTCCTGTTCGAGCAGCGCACATTCCACTGTATCGGACACAACTGGAGCGGCCACGACCGTCGGACCATCTTCATGGGCTATGCGTACCGCTGGGTCAAGCCCATGGATTACATCCAGATGCCGAAGTCCCTCGTGGAACGCTGCTCGCCGTTGCAGAAACAGTTGATCGGCGAGGTGGGAGACGCCCTCAGCTACTACCTGCCGGAAGACGAGGACGTCCCGCTGAAGGCATTCCTCGCCGGGAAATGA
- a CDS encoding sulfatase-like hydrolase/transferase, whose amino-acid sequence MTRPNILFIMTDQQRFDTIAALGNEHIYTPNMDRLVRRGVSFTQGYSTCPVCVAARTTIRTGCDPPTTRVFSNGRSAPVPGQADTLEGRCGDYLARTLSAAGYRTFGVGKFHTFPWNEDVGYASQLHSEELYGSEEQRRGDAYAGWIAREHPDFDYIEALMGERTEMYYMPQASPLPAHLTVESWAADRAIEALSAFDDRPYFGFVSFIGPHPPFAPPVPFNRIYDPDRMPGPVCGDQNVDHLDEQIPFMNRIIWADEINDALTRVLKARYYGEITYIDDCLGRILDAVETREDAGNTLICFFSDHGDHLGDHTAWQKESFFDVSARVPFLVSWPDRLPRDVRRDDLVCLTDLFGIATHAAGQPQARDGVDVIGVLEGTAPPRETLFGYYGEPGTDRFKIMVRSGDWKYIYLANGGREQLFNTAEDPPEVTNRATSDRDVADDLYRRGVQACGHPGATDALDGDRLRSFPYTKWKASRIYQFDRSRGVRGFPGHPREVLDPWIRHGRQ is encoded by the coding sequence ATGACCCGTCCCAACATCCTCTTCATCATGACGGACCAGCAGCGTTTCGATACGATCGCCGCGCTGGGCAACGAGCATATCTATACCCCCAACATGGACCGTCTCGTGCGGCGGGGCGTGTCCTTTACCCAGGGCTACTCGACCTGTCCTGTCTGCGTGGCGGCGCGGACGACCATCCGTACGGGATGCGATCCGCCCACGACGCGGGTATTCAGCAACGGCCGGTCCGCGCCCGTGCCCGGCCAGGCCGATACGCTCGAGGGCCGGTGCGGAGACTATCTTGCCCGTACCCTTTCGGCCGCGGGCTACCGGACCTTCGGCGTGGGGAAGTTCCACACCTTCCCGTGGAACGAGGACGTGGGTTATGCGTCCCAGCTCCACAGCGAGGAACTCTACGGCAGTGAGGAGCAGCGGCGCGGAGACGCCTACGCGGGCTGGATCGCCCGCGAGCATCCGGATTTCGACTATATCGAAGCGCTCATGGGGGAGCGGACCGAGATGTACTACATGCCCCAGGCAAGCCCGCTGCCCGCCCACTTGACCGTGGAGTCCTGGGCCGCGGACCGCGCGATCGAGGCGCTAAGCGCGTTCGATGACCGGCCGTATTTCGGTTTCGTGTCCTTCATCGGTCCCCATCCGCCCTTCGCGCCGCCCGTGCCCTTCAACCGGATCTACGACCCCGACCGCATGCCGGGGCCCGTGTGCGGCGACCAGAACGTGGACCACCTGGACGAGCAGATTCCCTTCATGAACCGGATCATCTGGGCCGATGAAATCAACGACGCGCTGACCCGCGTCCTCAAGGCCCGCTATTACGGAGAGATCACCTACATCGACGATTGCCTGGGCCGGATACTGGACGCCGTCGAGACCCGCGAGGACGCCGGCAACACCCTCATCTGCTTCTTCTCGGATCACGGCGACCACCTCGGGGATCATACCGCATGGCAGAAGGAGAGTTTCTTCGACGTCTCGGCGCGCGTGCCCTTCCTGGTAAGCTGGCCCGACCGCCTGCCGCGTGACGTTCGACGAGACGACCTCGTTTGCCTGACCGACCTCTTCGGCATCGCTACCCACGCCGCCGGACAGCCTCAGGCGCGCGACGGCGTGGACGTGATTGGAGTGCTAGAAGGAACAGCCCCGCCCAGGGAGACCCTCTTCGGGTATTACGGCGAACCGGGTACGGACCGGTTCAAAATCATGGTACGAAGCGGCGATTGGAAGTATATTTACCTTGCGAACGGCGGCAGGGAGCAGCTGTTCAACACCGCCGAAGACCCGCCCGAAGTTACGAACCGGGCCACGTCCGACCGGGATGTCGCCGACGACCTGTACCGGCGGGGCGTGCAGGCTTGCGGCCATCCGGGCGCCACCGACGCTCTGGATGGCGACCGCCTGCGGTCCTTTCCCTATACGAAGTGGAAGGCCTCCCGTATCTACCAGTTCGACCGGTCGCGGGGCGTGCGGGGGTTTCCAGGTCATCCGCGCGAAGTGCTGGATCCGTGGATCCGGCACGGCCGGCAGTAG
- a CDS encoding GPP34 family phosphoprotein: MLRFAEEIMLLMLDDDGKFVGVPDRLLRYGLAGGVLMDLALENRIDTDVDKLVLVDSKPLGDNLLDPVLADIAASSETHGARYWIEHVVDRAEDIRETAIDRLVERGILKKEEGQFLWVFRSRRYPIIDGTAEREVKLRIMEVLFSDMIPSPRDVVIINLAHACNLFKEILSARELAQASDRIDQVRKLDLIGQAMSRAISDIELSLTLAVERGYYM, encoded by the coding sequence ATGTTAAGATTCGCGGAAGAGATCATGCTGCTCATGCTCGACGACGACGGGAAATTCGTGGGCGTGCCCGATCGTCTGTTACGATACGGTCTCGCCGGTGGCGTGTTGATGGACCTCGCTCTCGAAAACCGTATCGATACCGATGTCGACAAGCTGGTCCTCGTGGACTCGAAACCCCTGGGAGACAATCTTCTCGACCCCGTGCTGGCGGATATCGCGGCGTCATCCGAAACGCACGGGGCGCGGTACTGGATCGAGCACGTCGTCGACCGCGCCGAAGACATCCGGGAGACAGCCATAGACCGGCTCGTCGAACGGGGAATCCTGAAAAAGGAAGAAGGCCAGTTCCTGTGGGTATTCCGGTCGCGGCGCTATCCGATCATCGATGGAACGGCCGAGCGTGAAGTCAAGCTACGCATCATGGAAGTGCTGTTCAGCGATATGATTCCCAGCCCGCGCGACGTCGTGATCATCAACCTCGCCCACGCGTGCAACCTCTTCAAAGAGATCCTGTCTGCGCGGGAACTCGCTCAGGCCTCCGATCGCATCGATCAGGTGCGCAAGCTGGACCTCATCGGCCAGGCCATGTCCAGGGCGATCTCGGACATCGAACTGTCCCTCACCCTCGCGGTGGAACGCGGCTACTATATGTGA